In the Podospora bellae-mahoneyi strain CBS 112042 chromosome 4, whole genome shotgun sequence genome, one interval contains:
- a CDS encoding hypothetical protein (EggNog:ENOG503P2ZB; COG:K), with protein MMAGLAAQDYQLEIRQQPKAGCVALTKGKDRRPLDPPPIVQLKVSPRLDPTQRFLQNPYLILIAKLVPKDGENDEQQRRTETKGGDLAGTVVSSLYNLKDTDNTQGGFFVFGDLSVKREGSFRLEFTLFELRSQTKDCWQLSSCISDTFQVYANKAFPGLQESTFLTRTFSDQGVRLRLRKDSRTVVQSRKRGASGAPQVDMKPQSIGYMHGGNHDLSPNGQQHHGRRTSALEFDNGSYDFGYDPRGGKRMRHNSSAGNHPGYDSGYYTHHNPNPRTIPEPMVSAAFSNGIPMTTSYPVHTQPAISGISMRPSMAAFPPLHPLDTQISPHSAGPNSASSTFSPGTSFSPGTRRSPLSAYQYPNTHHNIYGSPTHMNYQTTSAQQPMAQHGDMGLSLPLPGIDLGDIEK; from the exons ATGATGGCAGGACTCGCAGCCCAGGATTATCAGCTGGAAATAAGACAACAGCCCAAGGCAGGCTGCGTGGCCCTCACGAAAGGAAAAG ATCGCCGGCCACTGGATCCTCCTCCAATCGTCCAGCTCAAGGTCTCGCCGAGGTTGGATCCCACCCAGAGGTTTCTCCAGAATCCTTACCTTATCCTCATCGCCAAACTGGTTCCCAAGGATGGCGAAAATGATGAGCAACAACGGCGAACCGAAACCAAAGGTGGCGACTTGGCCGGGACAGTGGTCTCCTCTCTCTACAACCTCAAGGATACCGATAATACCCAGGGTGGATTTTTTGTGTTTGGGGATTTGTCAGTGAAAAGAGAGGGCTCTTTTCGACTCGAGTTCACCCTCTTCGAACTCAGATCGCAGACCAAAGACTGCTGGCAACTCTCCAGCTGCATTTCGGACACTTTCCAGGTTTATGCCAACAAGGCCTTCCCTGGATTGCAGGAATCGACATTTCTGACCAGGACTTTCAGCGACCAGGGTGTCCGGCTACGGTTACGAAAGGACTCAAGAACGGTTGTTCAGAGCAGAAAGCGCGGTGCCAGCGGTGCGCCCCAGGTTGACATGAAGCCGCAGTCGATTGGTTATATGCATGGCGGAAACCACGACTTGAGTCCCAAtggccagcagcaccacGGCAGAAGGACTAGCGCTCTGGAGTTCGACAATGGAAGCTACGACTTTGGATATGACCCCCGAGGCGGCAAGCGCATGCGACACAACAGCTCGGCCGGCAATCACCCCGGCTACGACAGCGGCTATTACACCCATCATAACCCAAACCCTAGGACGATACCAGAGCCCATGGTGTCGGCTGCCTTTTCCAACGGCATCCCCATGACTACCAGCTACCCAGTGCATACACAGCCTGCCATCTCTGGAATCTCTATGCGCCCTAGTATGGCAGCTTTCCCGCCTCTGCATCCGCTTGACACGCAGATCTCGCCACACTCTGCCGGCCCGAATTCGGCATCGTCAACCTTCTCTCCAGGCACGAGCTTCTCTCCAGGCACGAGAAGGTCTCCCCTCTCAGCATACCAATACCCGAACACACATCACAACATCTATGGCTCGCCCACTCATATGAATTACCAGACAACTTCAGCACAGCAGCCAATGGCTCAGCATGGTGACATGGGGTTGTCACTTCCACTCCCAGGTATTGACCTTGGCGACATTGAGAAATAA
- a CDS encoding hypothetical protein (EggNog:ENOG503P0TI; CAZy:GH43; COG:G): protein MVQATPKALWALAALLFTWSSLAASIKSRGSGGLFLDLADLGVDVTKRQTNNLAGYLGAFFLGADPYVYFYLSNGNDALSFRALNRGQPVIRPTKGTTGVRDPTIVPGGGSESGRKWYIIGTDLHIGRTTWDAAQRTGSRGIFVWESTDLINWTNERLVTVEDATAGMVWAPEAIWDPAKGQYLVHWASKFYPTSDPRHTGNPTNIRMRYAYTSDFKTFSAPQTLIDKNPTNIIDLNYLPLSPTSFLRFMKDETRKTVFVEVSNNGLFGMWTRPGGDGAIIQSGVEGPASYLDNVDPRKVHLLLDFYGSDGYRPFESTNPGSNSGWVGSNRNNFPKNLRHGSVLPINGTVYEALRQRWGV from the exons ATGGTGCAGGCAACGCCCAAGGCTCTTTGGGCACTCGCTGCTCTCCTCTTTACTTGGTCATCTCTTGCGGCAAGCATCAAGAGCCGCGGTTCTGGGGGGCTGTTTCTCGACCTTGCCGACCTTGGAGTGGATGTAACAAAGCGACAGACCAACAACCTGGCTGGTTATCTGGGCGCCTTCTTCCTTGGGGCCGACCCCTATGTCTACTTTTACCTCAGCAACGGCAACGATGCTCTCTCCTTCAGAGCGTTAAATAGAGGACAGCCAGTTATCAGGCCGACCAAGGGGACTACTGGTGTTCGAGACCCTACAATTGTTCCTGGCGGCGGGAGCGAATCAGGGAGGAAGTGGTATATCATCGGCACTGACCTTCACATTGGGAGA ACAACCTGGGATGCGGCCCAACGAACCGGCTCCCGAGGCATTTTCGTCTGGGAAAGCACCGACCTGATCAACTGGACCAACGAGCGACTCGTCACCGTCGAAGACGCCACAGCGGGTATGGTCTGGGCCCCAGAAGCAATCTGGGATCCTGCCAAGGGGCAATACCTCGTTCATTGGGCTTCCAAATTT TACCCCACGTCGGACCCCCGCCACACCggcaacccaaccaacatcCGCATGCGCTACGCCTATACTTCCGACTTTAAAACTTTCTCGGCTCCCCAAACCCTCATCGACAAGAAccccaccaacatcatcgaCCTTAACTACCTCCCCttatcccccacctccttcctccgATTCATGAAAGACGAGACACGAAAAACGGTCTTTGTGGAGGTGTCTAACAATGGGTTATTCGGCATGTGGACCAGACCGGGGGGTGACGGGGCGATTATTCAGTCGGGGGTGGAAGGGCCGGCGAGTTATCTGGACAATGTCGACCCGAGGAAGGTGCACTTGTTGTTGGACTTTTACGGGAGCGATGGGTACAGGCCGTTTGAAAGTACGAACCCGGGGAGTAATtcggggtgggtggggagcAACAGGAATAACTTTCCGAAAAATTTGAGACACGGGAGTGTTTTGCCGATTAATGGGACGGTTTATGAGGCGTTGAGGCAgaggtggggggtttga
- a CDS encoding hypothetical protein (EggNog:ENOG503NWVK; COG:L), with amino-acid sequence MSTFNGLVAEFPDIRVDFFRSHPDLRPPLACFLSHIHSDHLAGLETLRSPFVYCSAATKEMLLRLERFPCRINYAKGILETRVQTYRHLKTLLKPLPLETPTVLELEPGNCIQVTLFNANHCPGAVMFLFEGGGKAALYTGDIRSEPWFVSAIARSPPLIEYSCGLKTLDTIYIDTSFVDDVDFPPKSEGIRELLEKVSKYPKDTIFHFQAWTYGYEDVWIVLSKALKTKIHVDDYKMSIYRSLVAKDTDNRFGTQFHLSHEAPALVGFMCGNTYHSGCLTLDQNVRLHSCEKGNYCPTVQKNLSSVVWIQPIVTRLPNGQDIAELGVGGGGEDLEREAELDYLFLEDIGSLMEILCDTEEVSNSMQEQIRHFLLGAVASGRKVPLDLELSALEDKDEIKLADGLHAITKKLKPQNKQHSLNESNAVALPRTITFPYSRHSSFPELCELTDAFKPRDIWPCTVDLRRWIEEDITIEDLFGAQCSDSVFRHDKVILGKRAKLGCADQDMLDTQATTASTESSQRHILEVPAGETELSAVHQQLPVMDANGHSTSALDIQPSPSGSNSDDDVVMDDDIIIREHASFEDFDGIYPHSSQQSITSENALEARINAFQAMLNNARKPGGKRIELISTTDHHTVLDEELGFDQT; translated from the exons ATGTCGACCTTCAATGGATTAGTAGCCGAATTTCCGGACATCAGGGTCGACTTCTTTCGCTCCCACCCAgatctccgccctcctctcgCCTGCTTTCTTAGCCATATCCACAGCGACCACCTCGCTGGTCTGGAGACTTTACGGTCACCATT TGTTTATTGTTCCGCGGCCACTAAAGAGATGCTCCTTCGACTTGAACGATTTCCATGTCGCATCAACTACGCCAAGGGCATCTTAGAGACCCGAGTCCAAACATACCGTCACCTCAAGACCCTATTG AAGCCGCTACCTTTAGAAACACCCACTGTGTTGGAGCTCGAGCCAGGCAACTGCATTCAAGTTACCTTGTTCAATGCGAACCACTGCCCCGGCGCTGTAATGTTTC TGTTCGAAGGTGGAGGCAAGGCAGCGCTTTACACCGGTGATATCAGAAGCGAGCCGTGGTTCGTGAGTGCCATAGCAAGATCACCACCGCTAATTGAGTATTCTTGTGGGCTTAAGACATTGGATACAATTTATATTGATACGTCTTTTGTCGATGACGTCGACTTTCCTCCAAAATCTGAGGGTATTCGCGAACTGCTGGAGAAGGTCTCAAAGTACCCTAAAGACACCATCTTCCACTTTCAAGCCTGGACATACGG TTACGAAGACGTTTGGATCGTATTGTCCAAAGCCCTTAAAACCAAG ATTCATGTGGATGACTACAAGATGTCAATCTATCGATCTCTCGTGGCCAAGGATACCGACAACAGATTCGGGACACAGTTTCACCTCTCCCATGAAGCCCCTGCCCTTGTCGGATTCATGTGTGGAAATACCTACCACTCAGGTTGTCTCACACTCGATCAGAACGTCCGACTGCATAGCTGCGAGAAGGGAAATTACTGCCCAACTGTGCAGAAAAACCTCTCTTCTGTGGTCTGGATCCAGCCCATCGTTACGCGTCTCCCCAATGGACAAGATATTGCAGAGCTCGGtgtcggtggcggcggagaggacCTGGAGAGGGAGGCAGAACTAGATTACCTATTTCTGGAAGATATAGGATCTCTTATGGAAAT ACTTTGTGATACAGAGGAGGTGTCGAATTCGATGCAAGAGCAAATACGTCATTTTCTCCTGGGTGCCGTTGCGAGTGGGCGAAAAGTACCTCTTGATCTTGAACTGTCAGCTCTCGAGGACAAGGACGAAATCAAACTTGCCGATGGGCTTCATGCGATCACGAAGAAACTGAAGCCACAAAACAAACAGCATTCACTGAATGAATCGAATGCAGTGGCGCTTCCAAGAACCATCACATTCCCATACTCTCGCCACTCATCATTCCCTGAGCTCTGCGAACTGACAGATGCCTTCAAGCCCAGAGATATTTGGCCTTGTACTGTCGATTTACGGCGGTGGATTGAGGAGGACATTACCATCGAGGATCTCTTTGGGGCACAGTGTTCTGACAGTGTGTTTCGACACGACAAGGTTATCCTCGGAAAACGTGCGAAGCTAGGATGCGCCGATCAAGATATGCTGGATACACAGGCCACGACCGCTTCCACGGAAAGTTCGCAACGACATATACTGGAAGTGCCTGCTGGAGAAACAGAATTGTCAGCAGTTCATCAACAGCTTCCAGTTATGGATGCCAACGGACATTCAACTTCAGCGCTTGATAtccaaccctctccttctggATCAAACTCGGACGATGATGTTGTAATGGACGACGATATCATAATCAGGGAACATGCGAGCTTCGAGGATTTCGATGGAATATACCCGCACAGCTCCCAACAGTCAATAACATCTGAAAATGCACTCGAAGCTCGTATCAATGCCTTCCAGGCGATGCTGAATAACGCCCGAAAACCCGGGGGCAAGAGGATCGAACTGATATCAACGACAGACCATCATACAGTCTTGGACGAGGAACTTGGATTTGATCAAACATGA
- a CDS encoding hypothetical protein (EggNog:ENOG503P0DV; COG:Q), whose amino-acid sequence MAVALSSQVLESLLTPGRLVLLSVLFVVISFIVDISRLPSCPDSLPRVGFGRGLVASVKNWVYYVSRYNDWIADGYEKYNKKGRAFVAPNSPSRPLEIVVPKSQTAWMLEQPDRVLSTKEAHRDSLFNDYQFGVDDQFPIRTIHKHLARNIVNLLPGIQKEVHASIDDVYGTDTENWRTLNIWNSLIGIVSRVTNRMLVGDPLCHNEEFLRNQVAFADAIVRNGLIMNFFPKVFHPIVGPLVTITNRRAWRKTYEIGKPVIEQRLRDMGRIDSGADVQVPEDMLTWLIRQAKAEGAAEELSPVMLSKRLLPVEFAAIHTTVLTASNVLLDLASSDPSLGYIDAIRKETSQALSEGNGHWTKDSLANLHLTDSAIKESMRVSYFARCLTHRKVIAPEGVTNPTEGWHAPEGSFLTLDLAGVHLDPEAFPEPEKYDAFRFVKLREQLDPKNPEEAMKIKRLGMVTTSPEHLTFSHGRHACPGRFFVAHELKMILAYLLNNYDIKHIEKRPQNDWVGATVIPPMEATLEVKRRKI is encoded by the exons ATGGCTGTCGCTCTTAGCTCCCAGGTCCTGGAGTCGCTGCTAACCCCGGGGCGCCTGGTTCTTCTTTCCGTCCTGTTTGTGGTGATCTCATTCATCGTCGACATTTCCCGGTTACCCAGCTGTCCAGACTCTCTCCCTCGCGTGGGATTTGGTCGAGGCCTGGTCGCGTCTGTCAAGAACTGGGTGTATTATGTTTCGCGCTATAATGATTGGATTGCCGATGGTTATGAGAAG TACAACAAGAAGGGTCGTGCCTTTGTTGCTCCTAATTCCCCGAGCCGCCCTCTAGAGATTGTGGTTCCCAAGTCCCAAACAGCGTGGATGCTCGAACAGCCAGACCGAGTGCTCTCTACAAAAGAAGCTCATCGCGACTCTCTATTTAACGACTACCAGTTTGGAGTTGACGATCAGTTTCCGATTCGCACGATACACAAGCACCTCGCCCGCAATATTGTCAATTTGCTACCTGGAATCCAGAAAGAGGTTCATGCCTCTATCGACGATGTGTATGGGACAGATACAGAGAACTGGAGGACGCTGAATATCTGGAACTCTTTGATTGGCATCGTCTCCAGAGTTACAAACCGAATGCTGGTCGGCGATCCGCTTTGCCATAATGAAGAGTTCCTCAGGAACCAGGTGGCCTTCGCTGACGCTATCGTTCGCAATGGCTTGATCATGAACTTTTTCCCGAAGGTGTTCCACCCCATTGTCGGCCCTCTTGTCACCATTACAAACCGCCGAGCATGGCGCAAGACCTACGAAATCGGGAAGCCTGTCATAGAGCAACGTCTCCGGGACATGGGACGCATAGACTCTGGCGCCGACGTGCAGGTGCCAGAAGATATGCTCACCTGGCTCATCCGACAGGCCAAAGCCGAAGGCGCAGCAGAAGAACTCAGCCCGGTCATGCTCTCCAAGCGCCTGCTACCCGTCGAGTTTGCCGCTATTCATACAACGGTGCTAACAGCTTCGAATGTTCTTCTCGACCTCGCATCTTCAGACCCATCTCTGGGCTACATCGACGCCATTCGCAAAGAGACCTCCCAGGCCTTGAGCGAAGGAAATGGTCACTGGACGAAGGACAGCCTGGCAAATCTCCATCTTACAGACAGCGCTATCAAGGAAAGCATGCGCGTTAGTTATTTCGCCAGGTGCTTGACCCACAGGAAGGTGATTGCACCTGAAGGAGTGACGAATCCAACAGAGGGATGGCACGCGCCCGAGGGGTCATTTCTCACCCTGGATCTTGCTGGAGTACATCTTGATCCAGAAGCGTTTCCTGAGCCCGAGAAGTATGATGCCTTCCGGTTTGTGAAGTTGAGAGAGCAGCTCGATCCGAAGAATCCCGAGGAGGCAATGAAGATCAAGAGACTGGGGATGGTAACTACGAGTCCGGAACACTTGACCTTTAGCCATGGGAGGCACGCATG CCCTGGGAGGTTCTTTGTCGCGCATGAGTTGAAGATGATCCTGGCGTATTTACTAAATAATTACGACATCAAACATATAGAGAAGAGGCCGCAGAACGACTGGGTGGGCGCCACTGTTATTCCGCCAATGGAAGCCACGTTAGAggtcaagaggaggaagatttgA
- a CDS encoding hypothetical protein (COG:S; EggNog:ENOG503Q4W6) — protein MRRTASLCMVAVALPWAAAQSTTPASSPPSSPSSSPALASATPIPVIGVRTGIDKVTGKPPARLNINGLWAKGGAQWHLYILALSELQALNETNELSYFAVAGIHGYPHSAWNGVGHVDGAPSNRGFCPHGQILVARAVDIASRYPPDLLPEYMAAAESLRQPYWDWAMNPALPVAATRLNMTVQAPEGRRVIPNPLYTYKFQRLKVEEGFGDSALTHYPQTIRCSRSGGVLNDANESNEGLLLAARDLTGSVYDVFTRVTTYDGMSSSSFENAHNLIHLRAGCNNGTMADINWSAFEPLFMLHHCNVDRLVAMWQTIYYNNSMFTSSALSGGQFGTPANTVITADSPLKPFFRAPSAATTNGNSTLLEFHTSNTVANVSVFGYTYPELPDWSLPAETRAEQVRAKVNALYGDMAGDDGATTLETGPLNRMGKGTTRDYWVVEMSVERGELVGRLPATVSLFIRGESIGRMTLLGMPCEGVARESVPVQDIRVGNGTLKDLDRESVVGYLKREVGVGIKGADGEEVSVGNVPSLGVVVLDMEYAPRTNLSSFPVFNGKVTRWPVEVRQDLGVNETRSLRRGVVRWK, from the exons ATGCGGAGGACCGCTTCACTCTGCATGGTGGCCGTGGCCCTCCCATGGGCTGCGGCTCAGTCGACAACCCCGGCGTCCtcgcccccatcatcaccctcatcgtCACCTGCGCTAGCCTCCGCGACCCCTATTCCTGTGATCGGCGTCAGGACGGGCATTGACAAGGTTACAGGGAAACCTCCAGCCAGACTCAATATCAATGGGCTATGGGCAAAGGGAGGGGCACAATG GCATCTCTACATTCTGGCCCTATCAGAATTACAGGCGCTCAACGAGACGAACGAGTTATCGTACTTCGCGGTAGCAG GTATTCATGGTTATCCCCACAGTGCGTGGAACGGAGTAGGGCATGTAGATGGGGCGCCTTCTAATAGGGGGTTTTGTCCTCATGGT CAAATATTGGTGGCTCGCGCGGTTGACATCGCGTCTAGATACCCCCCAGATCTGCTTCCCGAGTACATGGCAGCGGCAGAGTCGTTGCGGCAGCCATACTGGGACTGGGCGATGAATCCAGCGTTGCCTGTAGCAGCTACCAGGCTCAACATGACGGTGCAGGCACCAGAGGGACGAAGAGTCATACCGAACCCGCTATACACTTACAAGTTTCAACGATTaaaggttgaagagggatTTGGTGATAGCGCCCTGACGCACTACCCGCAGACAATACGATGTTCTCGATCTGGGGGTGTGCTAAATGATGCCAACGAGTCTAACGAGGGGTTACttttggcggcgagggattTGACAGGGAGTGTG TATGATGTCTTTACTCGGGTCACAACCTATGACGGGATGAGCAGCTCGAGCTTTGAGAATGCCCACAACTTGATTCATCTTCGTGCAGGGTGCAATAATGGGACCATGGCCGATATTAACTGGTCGGCCTTTGAGCCGCTGTT TATGCTACACCACTGCAACGTCGACAGGCTGGTGGCCATGTGGCAAACAATTTACTACAACAACTCGATGTTTACAAGCAGCGCTTTGTCTGGGGGGCAGTTTGGAACTCCTGCCAACACGGTGATCACGGCTGACAGCCCGCTCAAGCCCTTTTTCCGGGCTCCATctgccgccaccaccaatggCAACAGCACGCTACTAGAGTTCCACACGAGCAACACTGTCGCTAATGTCAGCGTGTTTGGGTACACGTATCCGGAACTGCCCGATTGGAGTCTCCCGGCTGAGACGAGGGCGGAGCAGGTCAGGGCAAAGGTGAATGCGCTTTACGGGGACATggctggggatgatggggcgACGACGCTGGAGACGGGACCGTTGAACCGGATGGGCAAGGGGACGACGAGGGATTattgggtggtggagatgagcgtggagaggggggagctAGTGGGGAGGTTGCCGGCGACGGTGAGTTTGTTTATCAGGGGGGAGAGTATTGGACGGATGACGCTGCTGGGGATGCCCTGTGAGggggtggcgagggagagcGTTCCGGTGCAGGACATTAGGGTTGGGAATGGGACTTTGAAGGATTTGGACAGGGAGAGTGTGGTTGGGTatttgaagagggaggtgggagttgggattAAGGGG gcggatggggaggaggtttcgGTGGGGAATGTGCCTagtttgggggttgtggtgttggACATGGAGTATGCGCCGCGGACGAATTTGTCGAGTTTTCCGGTGTTTAATGGGAAGGTGACGAGGTGGCCTGTGGAGGTGAGACAGGATTTGGGGGTGAATGAGACCAGAAGTTTGAGGCGAGGTGTGGTGCGGTGGAAgtga